In Rhipicephalus microplus isolate Deutch F79 chromosome 9, USDA_Rmic, whole genome shotgun sequence, one genomic interval encodes:
- the LOC142772020 gene encoding uncharacterized protein LOC142772020 isoform X1 produces MLHKEVLVAVLVLFATGIAMATPRNNADLAVRLNIKNFVNTTQQIWTYATTSTSLVRCELDQMQYVHPLSISFRRSFLYNETRMDVRLRGVFDRFNKQRMTLFDEGLWKFVCVEKLLYVGRDGSCAVLKIKSIRERNNIRYDLQVKNSTIRHGPTRDCRRYLHRVKGPRMLFTIYSHDCQRMSTSHQQATFVAVIGSNQGKPKRSLYIKSVLPDSLLDT; encoded by the exons ATGTTACATAAAGAGGTTCTTGTAGCCGTATTAGTCCTTTTTGCGACCGGCATTGCAATGGCGACGCCCAGGAACAATGCAGATCTGGCAGTTCGTTTGAATATCAAGAAT TTCGTCAACACGACTCAGCAAATATGGACGTACGCGACCACTAGTACCAGCCTCGTCAGATGCGAACTTGATCAAATGCAATATGTGCATCCACTGTCGATATCTTTCAGAAGATCTTTCTTATACAACGAAACAAG GATGGACGTACGACTCCGCGGAGTGTTTGATAGATTTAACAAACAGCGGATGACTCTCtttgatgaag GCTTGTGGAAGTTCGTATGTGTCGAAAAATTGCTTTATGTGGGTCGAGATGGTTCCTGTGCAGTTTTGAAGATCAAGTCAATAAGAGAAA GAAACAACATCCGGTATGACCTCCAAGTGAAAAATTCTACGATTCGCCATGGACCTACCAGAGACTGCCGACGTTACCTTCACCGCGTAAAGGGGCCACGAATGCTGTTCACCATATACTCCCATGATTGCCAGCGAATGAGTACATCTCACCAACAGGCTAC ATTTGTCGCAGTCATTGGAAGCAACCAAGGAAAACCTAAAAGATCACTTTACATCAAATCGGTGCTGCCCGACTCTTTGTTGGACACGTAA